From one Bacteroidota bacterium genomic stretch:
- a CDS encoding T9SS type A sorting domain-containing protein produces MFKKLLLLSGFTIGCQIANAQPTIQFERNFGGTNNEQINCMLQTSDGGYLLVGTTNSNNGDVLNPISGDDVWIVKTNPNGTITWRKTFGGTGDDRAFAAQQTSDGGYIVTGTSNSTSGDVINNRGGFDIFLLKINASGIKTWWKNIGGSDDDEARSVWQHSDGGYILAGGTKSDDQQLNNNKGGYDFLVARVNSAGNLRWCRNYGGSSDEIASGLQQTSAGDIIVAGSTTSNDNNVSNNKGGSDYWVVRLKGNGDIKWAKTFGGTDYDEAASIQQTSTGNFVIAGTAISNNGDVPGNKGGADFWVIRINGVGGIVWSRNYGGGTADDARSIRQTPDGGFLIAGETESASNQVPNNSGGDDFLIVKISSNGAFQWAETSGGSDDDRAYSIVTTNDGGFAVAGASQSDDGNVGNNNGNNDFWFVKYNSSASRFGIDAAESIVKIYPNPVFDQLFINSVDQIEIIRIYNSMGQLQLTNTIGNTNGVMNLSNLSSGLYILESINDQGIGTRQSFIKQ; encoded by the coding sequence ATGTTTAAAAAACTACTGCTATTATCCGGTTTTACAATCGGTTGTCAAATAGCCAATGCACAACCTACCATCCAATTTGAAAGAAACTTCGGTGGAACAAACAACGAACAGATTAACTGCATGTTACAAACCTCAGACGGGGGATACTTACTCGTTGGTACGACCAATTCCAATAACGGCGATGTATTGAATCCCATCAGCGGAGATGATGTATGGATTGTGAAAACAAATCCAAATGGAACCATTACCTGGAGAAAAACTTTTGGTGGTACAGGGGATGACAGGGCATTCGCTGCCCAACAAACTAGTGATGGCGGCTATATCGTTACCGGTACTTCCAACTCAACGAGTGGCGATGTCATCAATAACCGGGGTGGATTTGACATATTCCTTCTGAAAATTAACGCCAGCGGTATAAAAACCTGGTGGAAAAACATAGGTGGTTCTGATGATGATGAGGCACGAAGTGTTTGGCAGCACTCAGATGGCGGATACATTCTTGCCGGTGGTACAAAATCGGATGACCAACAACTGAACAATAACAAAGGGGGCTATGATTTTCTTGTAGCCCGCGTGAATTCAGCCGGAAATCTCCGCTGGTGCAGAAACTATGGCGGATCCTCTGATGAGATTGCCTCCGGTTTACAGCAAACAAGTGCAGGAGACATTATTGTTGCCGGTTCAACTACTTCAAATGATAACAATGTCAGTAATAATAAAGGTGGATCTGATTATTGGGTGGTAAGACTTAAAGGGAATGGTGATATCAAATGGGCAAAAACCTTTGGAGGAACAGATTATGATGAAGCTGCTTCTATTCAACAGACGAGCACTGGAAACTTTGTTATTGCAGGAACAGCCATCAGTAACAACGGTGACGTTCCCGGAAACAAAGGCGGGGCTGATTTTTGGGTAATCCGAATCAATGGAGTTGGAGGAATAGTGTGGTCCAGGAATTATGGTGGTGGAACTGCCGATGATGCAAGATCCATTCGCCAAACTCCTGATGGTGGTTTCCTGATTGCCGGAGAGACGGAGTCTGCATCGAACCAGGTTCCCAACAATTCCGGAGGAGATGACTTCCTGATAGTAAAAATTAGTTCGAACGGGGCTTTCCAATGGGCAGAAACTTCAGGTGGAAGTGATGATGACCGCGCTTACAGTATAGTCACTACTAACGATGGAGGATTTGCTGTAGCAGGTGCTTCACAATCGGATGACGGTAATGTTGGAAATAATAATGGAAATAATGATTTCTGGTTTGTCAAATACAATTCTTCTGCGAGCAGATTTGGTATAGATGCTGCTGAGTCTATTGTGAAAATTTATCCGAACCCTGTGTTTGATCAACTGTTTATCAACAGCGTTGATCAAATTGAAATCATCAGAATTTACAATTCAATGGGGCAACTTCAATTAACGAATACTATTGGAAACACTAATGGGGTGATGAATCTATCTAATTTATCCTCCGGTCTATATATTTTAGAATCAATAAACGATCAAGGCATAGGCACTCGCCAATCCTTCATCAAGCAATAA